The window CTTCACGGATGAGGCAGGAAACCGCTATTGGCACATCCTTGATCCAGCTACGGGCGCACCTGCGGCGAGCGGCCTTGCTTCTGCCACTGTCATCGCGAAATCGGGCGGCAGGGCGGACGCGCTTTCGACGGCGCTCTTCGTCATGGGCGCAGAACGCGCCGCCGCTTTCTGGCGCGAGCGGCAGGATTTTGAGATGGTGCTCGTCGGCATGGATGGTCATGTGTGGATTACAGAGGGGCTTCTTGACCGCTTCTCGGCGGGCGAGGGGCTGACGGGAGAAGCGGAGGTCATTCGATGAACGGGGAAAAGAAGGCGCGGCTCTTCGCTCTTTTCGCCGTGCTCCTGCTCGGTGCGGCGGGCGCGTGGCTCTTCGCAGCCGCTTCTCGCGGCGAAGACGCATCGGAGTCGGGCGCGGTCGAGGTCGTGCAGGACGGCGCGGTGATCTATCGCTTCACGCAGGAGGAACTGCAGGAGGAGCGCCATATTCGCGTGCCCTATGGCGAGCACGAGAACGTCATCGCGACGGGCGGCGGCACGATCCGCATCGAGAGCGCTGACTGTCCCGATCAGATCTGCGTGCATACAGGCGAATTGAAGGGGGACGGCGCACCGATCATCTGTCTGCCGCATCGCTTGGAGATTCGCTGGGCGAAATCGGGCAGCGCGGGCAAGGCAGCGGGCGAGGCCGATGTGCCCGACGCGGTGGCGAGGTGAGGGGCGCGCGGCGAGAGCGCGGCGTTCGGCAGGGTGCGTCCGAGGCGCGGGCGCGTATATGCGCAGAGGGAGCGCAGGAAGCGGGTCTGGCGCAGCAGGGGGCGGCGCGGCTGACGCTTCTTTCCATCTGCCTCGCACTCTCGTTGATGCTCTTCTTCGTCGAGCTTCGCCTGCCGCTCGTCGCAGCGGTGCCGGGCTTCAAGCTCGGTCTCGCGAACATCGTGACCGTCGCCGCGCTCCGTCTCTTTCGCGCGAGGGAAGCGCTCTTGCTGCTTGTCCTGCGCATCGTGCTCGGATCGGTCTTCGCGGGCAGCCTGCCCGCGCTGTCGTTCAGCCTTGCGGGCGGCCTTCTGGCGCTTTCGGTCGGCGTCCTCTTGCTGCGTGCGACCCCGCGCGTGCCGCTCGCGCTGCTCGGCGTCGCGGGCGCACTCTCGCACAATGTGGGTCAGCTTCTTGCCGCCGCTTTCTGGCTCGGCACGCTCGACGTCTTTTACTATGCGCCCATGCTCTTTGTTCTGGCCGTTTTCACGGGATCTGCCACGGGTTTCCTCGCGCAAGAGATCTTGCGGCGGCTGCCTTTGAGAAATAAGAAAATTTCTCAAAAGCTGTAACAAATGTTCCCGCTGTGAAGATTTCCCTGTGCTATACTAGGAAAAAAGAGAGGAGATGACAGCCATGAAAGGTCAGGCAGGCAGGGTGCTTCGCCCCGCCGAGGAAATGGCGCCCGTCTCGGGCTGCACGGTGTCGGAAGCTATCAGCGCGGCAGGCGGCAACAACGTCGTCTGGTTCTCGCTCGCAGAGGCGACGGACATCAGCGCGGAGAGCTACGAGCGTCGCCGCCTCTGGTACGTCGCTTCGGGCGCGATGGAAGCGGTCGAGGAAAGCGGGAATACGCCGCTCGCCGCAGGAGATTTCTTCGTCGTGCCCGTCGGTACGCCCGTGGGCGTCAAGACTGAGCGCGGTGCCGTATATCTTGAGATCAGTTTGCAGGAGGGAAAGACCATGAACAAGGCAATCGAGGACAAGAAGGTATTTCAGCTGGCAGAGCTTCTGCCGTGCCAGGAGGGCAAGATCGTCAACATGGATCTCGTGCAGAGCCCGAACCTCAAGTTCGTGCTCATGAGCTTCGGCGCGGGCACGGGGCTCGACGAGCACGCGGCACCGGGCGAGGCTCTCGTCTTCGCGCTCGAAGGCGAGGCCGTCATCGGCTACGAGGGCAAGGAGTACACGGTTCACGCGGGCGAGAACTTCAAGTTCGCGAAGAACGGCAGACATTATGTGCGTGCCGTGAAGAATTTCAAGATGGCGCTGATGCTGGAGCTTGCTTAAACCGATACGAATACAGGCATGTTTGTGCCTGTACGGCTTCGGCTAGTGGAAAAAGCGTGCGGGCAGGACGAAGCCCGTGCGCTTTTTTTTATGAAAGCGGCGACAAATGCGAATTGCTTTCAGCAAAAGGCTTGACATCCGCCGCTTTCGTGATAAGCTAAGAGTATAGTGTTTCATTAGATTTACAAGGAGTGGATACGATGAGGAACAGCAAGATCAAATGCATCCATGCACGCGAAATCGTTGACTCGCGCAGCAATCCGACGGTGGAAGTCGATGTCGTTCTGGAGGACGGCAGCTTCGGCCGTGCGGCGTCGCCGTCGGGCGCATCGACGGGCCAGTTTGAAGCGCTTGAACTGCGTGACGGTGACAAGGCTCGCTACCTCGGCAAGGGCGTCCTGAAGGCGGTCGAGAACGTCAACACGACGCTCGCCAAGGCGGTCGTCGGCGTCGACGCTGCGGATACGGCTCTCGTCGACCGCACGATGCTCGAAGCGGACGGCACGGA of the Selenomonas sputigena genome contains:
- a CDS encoding NusG domain II-containing protein — protein: MNGEKKARLFALFAVLLLGAAGAWLFAAASRGEDASESGAVEVVQDGAVIYRFTQEELQEERHIRVPYGEHENVIATGGGTIRIESADCPDQICVHTGELKGDGAPIICLPHRLEIRWAKSGSAGKAAGEADVPDAVAR
- a CDS encoding Gx transporter family protein, which codes for MRGARRERGVRQGASEARARICAEGAQEAGLAQQGAARLTLLSICLALSLMLFFVELRLPLVAAVPGFKLGLANIVTVAALRLFRAREALLLLVLRIVLGSVFAGSLPALSFSLAGGLLALSVGVLLLRATPRVPLALLGVAGALSHNVGQLLAAAFWLGTLDVFYYAPMLFVLAVFTGSATGFLAQEILRRLPLRNKKISQKL
- a CDS encoding cupin domain-containing protein, giving the protein MKGQAGRVLRPAEEMAPVSGCTVSEAISAAGGNNVVWFSLAEATDISAESYERRRLWYVASGAMEAVEESGNTPLAAGDFFVVPVGTPVGVKTERGAVYLEISLQEGKTMNKAIEDKKVFQLAELLPCQEGKIVNMDLVQSPNLKFVLMSFGAGTGLDEHAAPGEALVFALEGEAVIGYEGKEYTVHAGENFKFAKNGRHYVRAVKNFKMALMLELA